The following proteins are encoded in a genomic region of Zea mays cultivar B73 chromosome 9, Zm-B73-REFERENCE-NAM-5.0, whole genome shotgun sequence:
- the LOC118473416 gene encoding uncharacterized protein isoform X4 yields MEMEVAIRHRRNTTSKPPDHTRLAHRTSETDRPKKGGRILVVAGDAAARQAGRPRRTPASGQRPPRRASAFSHFLSLPPLPPAADSIPRLSSRELGGSGQVPAGGSIPSSSLVAGTAAAAAVTASMATGAVTPPPLAGARRFPRGRSFLHRRLATSPMKDESVISTDGGNEETDTDSLHVARGLSHPGLSSSLSNKASVVPTPLLPSGQSDLRFNRLRPSIDESDCKYKRLFGCYVAREAVIDEEYWIAAWLRAEDQYENESGNRYVESFKRKFASKEFHALKKRCNTQHREKYICLVAVKNDDIRRTVLNSVVGTLDVCVRHPLYGEKFPEEPGKPSLHCRIYQPDQPKFGYVTNVCVAKYARRQGIASNMLLLAIDAAKLNGAENIYIHVHKDNLPAWRLYDQIGFKV; encoded by the exons ATGGAAATGGAAGTGGCCATCCGCCACCGGCGAAACACGACCAGCAAACCACCGGACCACACCCGTCTGGCCCACAGAACAAGCGAAACGGATAGACCAAAAAAAGGAGGAAGAATACTAGTAGTAGCGGGCGACGCGGCCGCGAGGCAGGCAGGTAGACCACGCCGCACGCCAGCCAGCGGCCAGCGCCCGCCCCGCCGCGCTTCGGCATTTTCCCATTTTCTCTCTCTGCCGCCGCTCCCTCCCGCGGCGGACTCGATACCCCGCCTCTCCTCTCGCGAACTAGGGGGCAGCGGGCAGGTGCCGGCAGGCGGCTCGATCCCTTCCTCCTCCCTCGTCGCGgggactgctgctgctgctgccgtgaCCGCGAGCATGGCCACCGGCGCCGTTACGCCGCCGCCGCTGGCTGGCGCGCGGCGATTCCCCCGTGGACGAAGCTTCCTCCACCGGCGCCTCGCTACCTCGCCTAT GAAAGATGAATCTGTGATTTCCACAGATGGTGGAAATGAGGAGACAGACACTGACAGCCTCCATGTTGCTAGAGGATTGTCTCATCCTGGGCTTTCGTCAAGTTTATCCAATAAGGCATCAGTGGTCCCAACCCCTTTGCTTCCTTCTGGACAATCTGATCTCCGGTTCAATCGTCTTCGACCCTCAATTGATGAAAGTGATTGCAAATACAAAAGATTATTTGGCTGCTATGTTGCTCGTGAGGCTGTGATCGATGAGGAATACTGG ATCGCTGCATGGTTGAGAGCAGAAGATCAGTATGAAAATGAGTCAGGCAATCG CTATGTTGAAAGCTTTAAAAGAAAGTTTGCATCAAAG GAATTCCATGCATTAAAGAAGAGATGCAACACACAACATAGAGAGAAGTATATCTGTCTTGTCGCG GTAAAGAACGATGACATCAGGCGAACTGTCCTGAATAGTGTTGTTGGTACCTTAGATGTATGTGTAAGGCATCCTCTATATGGGGAGAAATTTCCTGAG GAGCCTGGAAAACCGTCTCTTCACTGTCGAATTTATCAGCCTGATCAGCCAAAATTTGGGTATGTAACAAATGTATGTGTTGCTAAATATGCAAGGCGTCAAGGGATTGCTAGCAACATGCTGTTATTGGCCATAGATGCTGCAAAACTTAACG gtgctgaaaatatttacATTCATGTGCATAAAGATAACTTACCAGCATGGAGGCTCTATGATCAGATTGGATTCAAG
- the LOC118473416 gene encoding uncharacterized protein isoform X1, protein MEMEVAIRHRRNTTSKPPDHTRLAHRTSETDRPKKGGRILVVAGDAAARQAGRPRRTPASGQRPPRRASAFSHFLSLPPLPPAADSIPRLSSRELGGSGQVPAGGSIPSSSLVAGTAAAAAVTASMATGAVTPPPLAGARRFPRGRSFLHRRLATSPMKDESVISTDGGNEETDTDSLHVARGLSHPGLSSSLSNKASVVPTPLLPSGQSDLRFNRLRPSIDESDCKYKRLFGCYVAREAVIDEEYWIAAWLRAEDQYENESGNRYVESFKRKFASKEFHALKKRCNTQHREKYICLVAVKNDDIRRTVLNSVVGTLDVCVRHPLYGEKFPEEPGKPSLHCRIYQPDQPKFGYVTNVCVAKYARRQGIASNMLLLAIDAAKLNGAENIYIHVHKDNLPAWRLYDQIGFKSTSASAAGDGARVKPMRCLADRTTP, encoded by the exons ATGGAAATGGAAGTGGCCATCCGCCACCGGCGAAACACGACCAGCAAACCACCGGACCACACCCGTCTGGCCCACAGAACAAGCGAAACGGATAGACCAAAAAAAGGAGGAAGAATACTAGTAGTAGCGGGCGACGCGGCCGCGAGGCAGGCAGGTAGACCACGCCGCACGCCAGCCAGCGGCCAGCGCCCGCCCCGCCGCGCTTCGGCATTTTCCCATTTTCTCTCTCTGCCGCCGCTCCCTCCCGCGGCGGACTCGATACCCCGCCTCTCCTCTCGCGAACTAGGGGGCAGCGGGCAGGTGCCGGCAGGCGGCTCGATCCCTTCCTCCTCCCTCGTCGCGgggactgctgctgctgctgccgtgaCCGCGAGCATGGCCACCGGCGCCGTTACGCCGCCGCCGCTGGCTGGCGCGCGGCGATTCCCCCGTGGACGAAGCTTCCTCCACCGGCGCCTCGCTACCTCGCCTAT GAAAGATGAATCTGTGATTTCCACAGATGGTGGAAATGAGGAGACAGACACTGACAGCCTCCATGTTGCTAGAGGATTGTCTCATCCTGGGCTTTCGTCAAGTTTATCCAATAAGGCATCAGTGGTCCCAACCCCTTTGCTTCCTTCTGGACAATCTGATCTCCGGTTCAATCGTCTTCGACCCTCAATTGATGAAAGTGATTGCAAATACAAAAGATTATTTGGCTGCTATGTTGCTCGTGAGGCTGTGATCGATGAGGAATACTGG ATCGCTGCATGGTTGAGAGCAGAAGATCAGTATGAAAATGAGTCAGGCAATCG CTATGTTGAAAGCTTTAAAAGAAAGTTTGCATCAAAG GAATTCCATGCATTAAAGAAGAGATGCAACACACAACATAGAGAGAAGTATATCTGTCTTGTCGCG GTAAAGAACGATGACATCAGGCGAACTGTCCTGAATAGTGTTGTTGGTACCTTAGATGTATGTGTAAGGCATCCTCTATATGGGGAGAAATTTCCTGAG GAGCCTGGAAAACCGTCTCTTCACTGTCGAATTTATCAGCCTGATCAGCCAAAATTTGGGTATGTAACAAATGTATGTGTTGCTAAATATGCAAGGCGTCAAGGGATTGCTAGCAACATGCTGTTATTGGCCATAGATGCTGCAAAACTTAACG gtgctgaaaatatttacATTCATGTGCATAAAGATAACTTACCAGCATGGAGGCTCTATGATCAGATTGGATTCAAG
- the LOC118473416 gene encoding uncharacterized protein isoform X2 has translation MEMEVAIRHRRNTTSKPPDHTRLAHRTSETDRPKKGGRILVVAGDAAARQAGRPRRTPASGQRPPRRASAFSHFLSLPPLPPAADSIPRLSSRELGGSGQVPAGGSIPSSSLVAGTAAAAAVTASMATGAVTPPPLAGARRFPRGRSFLHRRLATSPMKDESVISTDGGNEETDTDSLHVARGLSHPGLSSSLSNKASVVPTPLLPSGQSDLRFNRLRPSIDESDCKYKRLFGCYVAREAVIDEEYWIAAWLRAEDQYENESGNRYVESFKRKFASKEFHALKKRCNTQHREKYICLVAVKNDDIRRTVLNSVVGTLDVCVRHPLYGEKFPEEPGKPSLHCRIYQPDQPKFGYVTNVCVAKYARRQGIASNMLLLAIDAAKLNGAENIYIHVHKDNLPAWRLYDQIGFKIVDQDDDCRSSDLCLLSFSS, from the exons ATGGAAATGGAAGTGGCCATCCGCCACCGGCGAAACACGACCAGCAAACCACCGGACCACACCCGTCTGGCCCACAGAACAAGCGAAACGGATAGACCAAAAAAAGGAGGAAGAATACTAGTAGTAGCGGGCGACGCGGCCGCGAGGCAGGCAGGTAGACCACGCCGCACGCCAGCCAGCGGCCAGCGCCCGCCCCGCCGCGCTTCGGCATTTTCCCATTTTCTCTCTCTGCCGCCGCTCCCTCCCGCGGCGGACTCGATACCCCGCCTCTCCTCTCGCGAACTAGGGGGCAGCGGGCAGGTGCCGGCAGGCGGCTCGATCCCTTCCTCCTCCCTCGTCGCGgggactgctgctgctgctgccgtgaCCGCGAGCATGGCCACCGGCGCCGTTACGCCGCCGCCGCTGGCTGGCGCGCGGCGATTCCCCCGTGGACGAAGCTTCCTCCACCGGCGCCTCGCTACCTCGCCTAT GAAAGATGAATCTGTGATTTCCACAGATGGTGGAAATGAGGAGACAGACACTGACAGCCTCCATGTTGCTAGAGGATTGTCTCATCCTGGGCTTTCGTCAAGTTTATCCAATAAGGCATCAGTGGTCCCAACCCCTTTGCTTCCTTCTGGACAATCTGATCTCCGGTTCAATCGTCTTCGACCCTCAATTGATGAAAGTGATTGCAAATACAAAAGATTATTTGGCTGCTATGTTGCTCGTGAGGCTGTGATCGATGAGGAATACTGG ATCGCTGCATGGTTGAGAGCAGAAGATCAGTATGAAAATGAGTCAGGCAATCG CTATGTTGAAAGCTTTAAAAGAAAGTTTGCATCAAAG GAATTCCATGCATTAAAGAAGAGATGCAACACACAACATAGAGAGAAGTATATCTGTCTTGTCGCG GTAAAGAACGATGACATCAGGCGAACTGTCCTGAATAGTGTTGTTGGTACCTTAGATGTATGTGTAAGGCATCCTCTATATGGGGAGAAATTTCCTGAG GAGCCTGGAAAACCGTCTCTTCACTGTCGAATTTATCAGCCTGATCAGCCAAAATTTGGGTATGTAACAAATGTATGTGTTGCTAAATATGCAAGGCGTCAAGGGATTGCTAGCAACATGCTGTTATTGGCCATAGATGCTGCAAAACTTAACG gtgctgaaaatatttacATTCATGTGCATAAAGATAACTTACCAGCATGGAGGCTCTATGATCAGATTGGATTCAAG
- the LOC118473416 gene encoding uncharacterized protein isoform X3, producing the protein MEMEVAIRHRRNTTSKPPDHTRLAHRTSETDRPKKGGRILVVAGDAAARQAGRPRRTPASGQRPPRRASAFSHFLSLPPLPPAADSIPRLSSRELGGSGQVPAGGSIPSSSLVAGTAAAAAVTASMATGAVTPPPLAGARRFPRGRSFLHRRLATSPMKDESVISTDGGNEETDTDSLHVARGLSHPGLSSSLSNKASVVPTPLLPSGQSDLRFNRLRPSIDESDCKYKRLFGCYVAREAVIDEEYWIAAWLRAEDQYENESGNRYVESFKRKFASKEFHALKKRCNTQHREKYICLVAVKNDDIRRTVLNSVVGTLDVCVRHPLYGEKFPEEPGKPSLHCRIYQPDQPKFGYVTNVCVAKYARRQGIASNMLLLAIDAAKLNGAENIYIHVHKDNLPAWRLYDQIGFKDDEGEDDA; encoded by the exons ATGGAAATGGAAGTGGCCATCCGCCACCGGCGAAACACGACCAGCAAACCACCGGACCACACCCGTCTGGCCCACAGAACAAGCGAAACGGATAGACCAAAAAAAGGAGGAAGAATACTAGTAGTAGCGGGCGACGCGGCCGCGAGGCAGGCAGGTAGACCACGCCGCACGCCAGCCAGCGGCCAGCGCCCGCCCCGCCGCGCTTCGGCATTTTCCCATTTTCTCTCTCTGCCGCCGCTCCCTCCCGCGGCGGACTCGATACCCCGCCTCTCCTCTCGCGAACTAGGGGGCAGCGGGCAGGTGCCGGCAGGCGGCTCGATCCCTTCCTCCTCCCTCGTCGCGgggactgctgctgctgctgccgtgaCCGCGAGCATGGCCACCGGCGCCGTTACGCCGCCGCCGCTGGCTGGCGCGCGGCGATTCCCCCGTGGACGAAGCTTCCTCCACCGGCGCCTCGCTACCTCGCCTAT GAAAGATGAATCTGTGATTTCCACAGATGGTGGAAATGAGGAGACAGACACTGACAGCCTCCATGTTGCTAGAGGATTGTCTCATCCTGGGCTTTCGTCAAGTTTATCCAATAAGGCATCAGTGGTCCCAACCCCTTTGCTTCCTTCTGGACAATCTGATCTCCGGTTCAATCGTCTTCGACCCTCAATTGATGAAAGTGATTGCAAATACAAAAGATTATTTGGCTGCTATGTTGCTCGTGAGGCTGTGATCGATGAGGAATACTGG ATCGCTGCATGGTTGAGAGCAGAAGATCAGTATGAAAATGAGTCAGGCAATCG CTATGTTGAAAGCTTTAAAAGAAAGTTTGCATCAAAG GAATTCCATGCATTAAAGAAGAGATGCAACACACAACATAGAGAGAAGTATATCTGTCTTGTCGCG GTAAAGAACGATGACATCAGGCGAACTGTCCTGAATAGTGTTGTTGGTACCTTAGATGTATGTGTAAGGCATCCTCTATATGGGGAGAAATTTCCTGAG GAGCCTGGAAAACCGTCTCTTCACTGTCGAATTTATCAGCCTGATCAGCCAAAATTTGGGTATGTAACAAATGTATGTGTTGCTAAATATGCAAGGCGTCAAGGGATTGCTAGCAACATGCTGTTATTGGCCATAGATGCTGCAAAACTTAACG gtgctgaaaatatttacATTCATGTGCATAAAGATAACTTACCAGCATGGAGGCTCTATGATCAGATTGGATTCAAG
- the LOC118473417 gene encoding uncharacterized protein — translation MEMEVAIRHRRNTTSKPPDHTRLAHRTSETDRPKKGGRILVVAGDAAARQAGRPRRTPASGQRPPRRASAFSHFLSLPPLPPAADSIPRLSSRELGGSGQVPAGGSIPSSSLVAGTAAAAAVTASMATGAVTPPPLAGARRFPRGRSFLHRRLATSPMKDESVISTDGGNEETDTDSLHVARGLSHPGLSSSLSNKASVVPTPLLPSGQSDLRFNRLRPSIDESDCKYKRLFGCYVAREAVIDEEYWIAAWLRAEDQYENESGNRYVESFKRKFASKEFHALKKRCNTQHREKYICLVAVKNDDIRRTVLNSVVGTLDVCVRHPLYGEKFPEEPGKPSLHCRIYQPDQPKFGYVTNVCVAKYARRQGIASNMLLLAIDAAKLNGAENIYIHVHKDNLPAWRLYDQIGFKVCALFQFNPEKLREGTCWGLVLKCFELRTRQHGKC, via the exons ATGGAAATGGAAGTGGCCATCCGCCACCGGCGAAACACGACCAGCAAACCACCGGACCACACCCGTCTGGCCCACAGAACAAGCGAAACGGATAGACCAAAAAAAGGAGGAAGAATACTAGTAGTAGCGGGCGACGCGGCCGCGAGGCAGGCAGGTAGACCACGCCGCACGCCAGCCAGCGGCCAGCGCCCGCCCCGCCGCGCTTCGGCATTTTCCCATTTTCTCTCTCTGCCGCCGCTCCCTCCCGCGGCGGACTCGATACCCCGCCTCTCCTCTCGCGAACTAGGGGGCAGCGGGCAGGTGCCGGCAGGCGGCTCGATCCCTTCCTCCTCCCTCGTCGCGgggactgctgctgctgctgccgtgaCCGCGAGCATGGCCACCGGCGCCGTTACGCCGCCGCCGCTGGCTGGCGCGCGGCGATTCCCCCGTGGACGAAGCTTCCTCCACCGGCGCCTCGCTACCTCGCCTAT GAAAGATGAATCTGTGATTTCCACAGATGGTGGAAATGAGGAGACAGACACTGACAGCCTCCATGTTGCTAGAGGATTGTCTCATCCTGGGCTTTCGTCAAGTTTATCCAATAAGGCATCAGTGGTCCCAACCCCTTTGCTTCCTTCTGGACAATCTGATCTCCGGTTCAATCGTCTTCGACCCTCAATTGATGAAAGTGATTGCAAATACAAAAGATTATTTGGCTGCTATGTTGCTCGTGAGGCTGTGATCGATGAGGAATACTGG ATCGCTGCATGGTTGAGAGCAGAAGATCAGTATGAAAATGAGTCAGGCAATCG CTATGTTGAAAGCTTTAAAAGAAAGTTTGCATCAAAG GAATTCCATGCATTAAAGAAGAGATGCAACACACAACATAGAGAGAAGTATATCTGTCTTGTCGCG GTAAAGAACGATGACATCAGGCGAACTGTCCTGAATAGTGTTGTTGGTACCTTAGATGTATGTGTAAGGCATCCTCTATATGGGGAGAAATTTCCTGAG GAGCCTGGAAAACCGTCTCTTCACTGTCGAATTTATCAGCCTGATCAGCCAAAATTTGGGTATGTAACAAATGTATGTGTTGCTAAATATGCAAGGCGTCAAGGGATTGCTAGCAACATGCTGTTATTGGCCATAGATGCTGCAAAACTTAACG gtgctgaaaatatttacATTCATGTGCATAAAGATAACTTACCAGCATGGAGGCTCTATGATCAGATTGGATTCAAGGTATGTGCCTTGTTTCAGTTTAATCCTGAAAAACTTCGTGAAGGtacgtgttggggacttgttctcaaatgcttcgaattaagaacaaggcaacacggaaaatgttaa
- the LOC100280045 gene encoding Protein BIG GRAIN 1-like has product MERPWRDKDKGAAAPAAGRARRYGDQPSFSSTLLDAIYRSMDEPDDGVTSSSSTAAKKQNQDLRHSCYYYKASLAAGSYRGSSRAAAPRGPQAATTSSSSDQCSSYGGFSSSEAESSQHRRLRPIRTSLATTAVAVAAPALAPEKKKAGVSIRARLRDLRRKPASPGPGARLAGFLNAIFSGRRAPPSASSCSRSCLSETPSTRGQPKRTVRFLDSDGGGERRRTVPVGVAPELEQMLLHRMEVDSGDDDDDESSDASSDLFDLENFAAVDPDGGAAYSDELPVYETTRLVLGHRAIGHGYARTGGVPTRVV; this is encoded by the coding sequence ATGGAGAGGCCGTGGAGGGACAAGGACAAGGGAGCGGCGGCTCCGGCGGCGGGGAGGGCGCGGCGGTACGGCGACCAGCCGTCCTTCTCGTCCACGCTCCTCGACGCCATATACAGGTCCATGGACGAGCCTGACGACGGGGTAACATCGTCCTCCTCAACCGCCGCCAAGAAGCAGAACCAGGACCTGCGCCACAGCTGCTACTACTACAAGGCGTCGCTGGCGGCGGGGAGCTACCGCGGCAGCAGCAGGGCGGCGGCGCCCCGGGGGCCACAGGCCGCCACCACGTCGAGCTCCTCCGATCAGTGCTCCAGCTACGGCGGGTTCTCGTCGTCGGAGGCGGAGTCGTCGCAGCACCGGCGCCTGCGGCCCATACGCACGAGCCTCGCCACCACCGCGGTGGCCGTGGCCGCGCCCGCACTCGcgccggagaagaagaaggccggCGTCAGCATCCGCGCCAGGCTGAgggacctccgccgcaagccggcgtcccccggccccggcgcgcgGCTGGCGGGGTTCCTCAACGCCATCTTCAGCGGCAGGCGCGCGCCGCCGTCGGCGTCCTCCTGCTCGCGCTCCTGCCTCAGCGAGACGCCGTCCACGCGGGGCCAGCCGAAGCGGACCGTGCGGTTCCTGGAcagcgacggcggcggcgagcgccGGAGGACGGTGCCGGTCGGGGTGGCGCCGGAGCTGGAGCAGATGCTGCTCCACCGGATGGAGGTggacagcggcgacgacgacgacgacgagagcaGCGACGCCAGCTCCGATCTGTTCGACCTCGAGAATTTCGCGGCCGTTGACCCGGACGGCGGCGCCGCGTACAGTGACGAGCTGCCAGTGTACGAGACGACGAGGCTGGTGCTGGGCCACCGCGCCATTGGCCACGGGTACGCGCGCACGGGAGGAGTACCCACCAGAGTGGTGTGA